From a region of the Bombus terrestris chromosome 8, iyBomTerr1.2, whole genome shotgun sequence genome:
- the LOC100644563 gene encoding vacuolar protein sorting-associated protein 13 isoform X1: MVFESIVTELLNKVLGEYIQNLDCTQLKLSLWGGDVVLKDLLIKESALDILDLPIRLEYGRLGKLILKIPFKDMWNGQIDAIVEELFILVVPSSQVAYDAEKEARIQLEAKHAELARVEKKKQLADIKSQEKLDDSMIEKLIARMIKNIHIEIKKIHVRYEDHISYKDHPFSVGFTLSTFTLESCTDSWQTTGNLKDMYAIPQIYKLCTLDGLAVYLNTTLEQFSNTKSDYLNLFHNGIATIDYNPPGYQYLLGPINVNAKLKLNPKPETDGSNYTIPKVWLDMEMQKLRIGLARKQYQTIVQLGEGLDQAQKAAPFRKYRPNLTSYRGHYKEWWKFAYVCVLEEEVRRKRRNWDWNHMKEHRDMCRSYADSYQTKLTTKKVTQEIVDHLTQCERKLDIFNLVIIRQKIEMEVERMAEREKNLKAKRGWFGFLWSSTQTEETQELNSAAAIMRKFEQAMTPQEKEKLYRAIDYQENSAPAHYPETYEMIDTRFLLHELQIIILDTDKEYPCILDLQLHSVEAGFKSRPSANAILVTASINEMKLLGTKQDEHIPSLFNSHQHGADNVLISVSYEKNPLDKLCGDRIIVKSKSVDIIYDAQTVIEIVNLFKVQNSSTLNNLQAAAAVQLEGLKEMSALGLEHAIQKHSVLDIQVNMQASQLIIPHDGFYDSTKSLLVVNLGSLQIHSLEKPKGDDKTNVSVKQLISMGKTEEDVLLHLREHSYDKFVLKIVDFQVLVSLPGEEWRTVLSNVDDSMTLLHPTTLEIQFHKCLVTDDPLLPKLRLIGQLPSVVVNITDIRLLQALSIAQSIPQPKEEPTDLQKSSMSKSVSQLSLLKDITTTIAEKKKEEDSTVTSVKQTIDMEMKFEMKEFAIQVSSQKGNEIIPFVKFEVLQLEAEMLQRTYDQEISLRLGGVQVKQHYNQREIFMITTPMLSGRHEYLITVQYINVNKRSPEFKTKHGSVLQLLKLEFTTLNVLLHQEALINLLQFISYVQDQMNVIANSKLEKEPRIRPRPSHLVSIQEETSTFLREQIQKQKLRSTTRRRRTMMEHVDLKVQAKVGTICMKITSDCREITAFYIDGITAGFIMKASYSQANVNLSSISIKDLNEASGYKDIVSVTEDTESLQIQAIMYNIEPSDIDKNNMSITVVMGCYRIVFLNMFVTSIMSFLNNFQTAQQAIKDASAAAAEAAKTNIKDVKESAARIGLAVKIKAPVIYVPMHSKSDHCLTLDMGNLTICNVFKKLEVTNDAGDCPIVDEMRIELQNLKLSRVRLNMEKFAIENEILLLEPVSFTLLIKRNLSTAWFTSIPDIDMSGRLNKINILISKEDYATALKVLEKNLSETVEDTKLTASVSQSEKKLEVEVLQHRQSDRFARATAEDAEDPNSQEQVHTHTSIKFEFVMDSLMITLFTGGSKMLQSQSSLLHLPENGLAKFCLTHFALKGRIFADGLMATSILLMNCTLDDIRQNRQGSLTRIMERTTAVPSMDDIEKESKPVRSMLDMTIRQSSNDMFVDIRVFSFSIIVSLDYLMKVKDFFTTDEPSTNKTVQPKNYNESAVKKKQTVSSTKKMFTVNIHIEKPDIILLEDMDDINSNCIILNTELLLKVRMMDEHQVIAGTIKDLSILAGIYNTAKRSDWIYQVLRPCSISVAGSTPEGKGLHIDICCTDIHLSVSPGVIEILNKVVHTATKTQEQDQEVIITERNYEGLWVVTPFEENDFWFLKTEVGVEAIEDIVYSDDEDSTVYKPELAIISAPTILLTLEAGIGNKTLPMLLLHIGFESNISDWSTKTMNMEYTMSVVMAYYNSCLALWEPLIEPIEGIRNEKRVSTPWELKVKIQFNDVSPDSRGASAASPTSESETEELHQIPKMSIDIISTENLEITMTKTCLDVLQQLGNAFSSAMEASGKGAAKSVAPYVLKNETGLAIVLDLERSHFKVFNDGSKFTSNNTDSYMEVILESGASVQLAPRTTKTEIPLLDQLKIETIKEKDDDKFIISFKEINRTLAVPVLRADKRFFSLKYRKDGSEEWGIVSDVIVDEGSTIVTLRSILQVHNHFSQPISVYYMTKRGNEVECVGTVAPDSKLNLPLDTVYTPTNVYGLFFSVEGYMVSLEQFIWKDLQKTVSMTKLLKCEARVRQEAVEPFYIKMFFMMIVVGSILYNNNTIGLLLNAINWRSVFCRFIDCVKRLCLKTLPSEHKKYLEAPIQVVGEMEQVYFESTSRHTIASTIYNVHLYPAVYLKNFLPIDIIVCLPGSVQEKLLEAGTSYQIPTIDPGKSYIIIKLPNYLEKDWSCKGEILANPPEFSVWSFESFDSAQKVIMDLGMHTSYKHGSIIMALYCPFWMLNKTGLMLSYRKSSKGGKEHSSPIKNLVCVKPHQSRTEYKRKKARLSGEDHLNVLYHPENFKGPILFSFRSKVFFGKKKAMIRVENGEWSDKFPIDVAGSEGVVICKYNGQIYQIGVHNQLTYNSLTKQITFTPYYVLINNSDYLIECQEGNRPADPMIKVPARECAAYWPRSDHEQKTLSARIAGNPEKTAPFIYTENHTTLLKLNNKYGGINVDIQISEGGVYISLSAYTHGNAPALIINHTPHTINFWEKGSLNVRSVQSYNRMFYTWEHPAGPRKLVWEDNNKKEIEETLRKDTLGGFQLPDLEEEVYYVSFLDGTQRVLLFTTNMKVAEDCELAGDFEPIEQEITISIHGVGFSLVNNIMRTELLYLCIASSGIMWETRKSVNHRWRNLDTREVMVIEEGYQKYIRELQMDRSPIQKVILEPKLEVDYLNMEMLKPHRRCLRRTFQTGLWLQYRTSVHQVQLHAKINRLQIDNQLTDCVFPVILAPVPPPKSVTASTVMKPFAELSMVKRLLEHSNVQQFRYFKVLIQEFHVKVDIIFINAIVGLFEANEMNDAEESKLFKLDMELVDEPLMYHVSLITTAEQKNFFDLLHFSPLKIHISFSMSGSGSGPSALPQVLNVLLQGIGVTLTDINDIVFKLAYFEREYIFMTNKQLISEATTHYVGQAIKQVYVLVLGLDVIGNPYGLVVGTMKGIEDLFYEPFQGAIQGPGEFAEGLLLGMRSMLGHTVGGMAGAVSKITGAMGKGIAALTFDKDYQRKRQEQLNKQPANLQEGLARSGKGLIMGVVDGVTGVVMKPISGAKEEGVEGFFKGFGKGMVGLVTRPTAGVIDFASGSFGAVKRATELNEEVKKVRPSRFLQLDCLVRPYVRDEAEGHKILCELEKGKYANTDIYFYHMYINKDVLLLTDKRIAYLEHSDLFGGWRVHWTHAWQEMSEQPKIVDKGVQIFIKDSSKKKKLGLFGSTDQSKIILIPDYNIRQLLCDKMQQQINQYEL, from the exons ATGGTTTTTGAGTCGATTGTTACCGAGCTCCTGAACAAGGTGTTGGGAGAGTATATTCAAAATTTGGATTGCACGCAATTAAAACTGAGCTTATGGGGAG gTGATGTAGTGTTAAAAGActtattaataaaagaaagtgcATTAGATATATTGGATCTACCTATTCGATTGGAATATGGAAGATTAG GAAaacttatattaaaaataccatTCAAAGATATGTGGAATGGACAAATTGATGCAATAGTTGAGGAACTATTTATACTTGTAGTACCTTCAAGTCAGGTTGCTTATGATGCAGAAAAAGAAGCAAGAATACAACTTGAAGCAAAACATGCAGAACTTGCAAGagttgaaaaaaagaaacaattagcAGATATCAAAT CACAAGAAAAACTAGATGATTCAATGATTGAAAAACTCATTGCCCGTATGATAAAGAATATTCACATTGAAATCAAAAAGATACACGTGAGATATGAAGATCATATCTCATACAAAGACCATCCTTTTTCAGTTGGTTTTACATTGAGTACATTTACCTTAGAAAGTTGTACAGATTCTTGGCAAACAACTGGTAACTTAAAAGATATGTATGCTATTCCACAAATTTACAAG TTATGTACACTAGATGGTTTGGCAGTGTATCTCAATACAACTCTAGAACAGTTTAGTAATACAAAAtcagattatttaaatttatttcataatggAATTGCAACCATAGATTATAATCCACCTGGTTATCAATACT TATTAGGTCCAATCAATGTCaatgcaaaattaaaattaaatccaAAGCCAGAAACAGATGGAAGTAACTACACGATTCCCAAGGTATGGTTAGACATGGAAATGCAAAAATTAAGAATAGGATTAGCAAGGAAACAATATCAAACCATCGTTCAATTAGGGGAGGGTTTAGATCAAGCTCAGAAAGCTGCACCATTTAGAAAGTATAGACCAAATTTAACATCATATAGAGGACATTATAAAGAATG GTGGAAGTTTGCATATGTTTGTGTCTTAGAAGAAGAAGTACGTAGAAAACGTAGAAATTGGGATTGGAATCATATGAAAGAGCATCGAGATATGTGTCGCTCTTATGCTGACAGTTATCAAACAAAATTAACGACCAAAAAAGTCACACAAGAAATAGTAGATCATCTTACTCAGTGTGAAAGAAAATTGGACATTTTTAATTTAGTCATTATTAGGCAAAAGATAGAAATGGAA GTAGAAAGAATGgctgaaagagaaaaaaatctAAAAGCGAAACGCGGTTGGTTCGGTTTCTTGTGGTCCAGTACACAAACAGAGGAAACACAAGAATTGAACTCTGCAGCTGCTATAA tgCGGAAATTCGAGCAGGCAATGACACcacaagagaaagaaaagttaTATAGAGCGATTGACTATCAAGAAAATAGTGCACCAGCTCATTATCCCGAAACATATGAAATGATCGACACGCGATTTCTTTTACATGAgctacaaattataattttagataCAGATAAAGAGTATCCTTGTATTTTGGATCTTCAACTTCATAGTGTTGAGGCTGGTTTCAAATCGAGACCATCTGCTAATGCTATTTT AGTTACAGCATCAATTAATGAGATGAAATTATTAGGAACGAAACAAGATGAACATATTCCTTCACTTTTTAATTCCCATCAGCATGGCGCAGATAATGTTTTAATATCAGTGTCATATGAAAAGAATCCTCTCGATAAATTATGTGGTGATCGTATAATAGTAAAATCGAAATCTGTGGATATTATTTACGATGCACAGACTGTGATAGAAATAGTTAACTTGTTTAAAGTACAAAATTCATCGACTTTGAACAA TCTTCAAGCAGCTGCTGCCGTACAATTAGAAGGTTTGAAAGAAATGTCGGCTTTAGGTTTGGAGCATGCTATTCAAAAGCATTCAGTATTAGACATACAG GTTAATATGCAAGCTTCTCAGTTAATCATACCACATGATGGATTTTATGATAGTACGAAATCATTATTAGTTGTAAATCTTGGTAGCTTGCAAATACATTCTTTGGAAAAACCAAAGGGCGATGATAAGACAAATGTATCTGTTAAACAATTAATCAGCATGGGTAAAACTGAAGAAGATGTGCTATTGCATCTTAGAGAACATAGTTatgataaatttgttttaaagaTAGTCGATTTTCAA GTATTAGTTTCATTGCCTGGTGAAGAATGGCGCACAGTATTATCAAATGTGGATGATTCTATGACATTATTACACCCAACAACGCTTGAAATCCAATTTCACAAATGTTTAGTAACGGATGATCCATTACTTCCAAAATTAAGGTTGATAGGCCAATTACCATCAGTTGTTGTTAATATAACAG atATTCGTTTATTGCAAGCTCTTTCTATTGCTCAGAGCATACCGCAGCCAAAAGAGGAACCAACAGATCTCCAGAAGTCATCTAtg agtAAATCTGTTTCACAATTATCTTTGCTGAAAGATATAACTACCACCATTgctgagaagaagaaagaagaagattctACTGTAACTTCAGTTAAACAAACGATTGATatggaaatgaaatttgaaatgaaag aatttgcAATACAAGTTTCATCCCAAAAGGGTAATGAAATAATACCATTTGTGAAGTTCGAGGTACTACAGTTAGAAGCAGAGATGTTACAACGGACTTATGATCAAGAGATATCATTAAGATTAGGTGGAGTTCAAGTCAAGCAACATTACAAtcaaagagaaatatttatgaTAACCACTCCAATGTTATCAGGTAGACATGAATATTTGATAACAGTACAGTATATAAAT gtAAATAAGCGATCTCCTGAATTTAAGACGAAACATGGATCTGTTCTTCAATTACTAAAATTAGAATTTACAACATTGAATGTTTTATTACATCAAGAAGCTCTTATAAATCTTCTTCAATTTATATCATATGTGCAG GATCAAATGAATGTCATAGCAAATAGTAAACTTGAAAAAGAGCCTCGCATACGTCCACGACCTTCTCATTTGGTTTCCATTCAAGAAGAAACTTCTACATTTTTAAGAGAACAAATTCAAAAGCAAAAACTTAGGTCAACGACAC GACGGAGAAGAACAATGATGGAGCATGTAGATCTAAAAGTTCAAGCAAAAGTTGGGACTATTTGTATGAAGATAACTAGCGATTGTAGAGAAATTACTGCATTTTATATCGACGGTATCACTGCCGGATTTATAATGAAAGCTTCCTATTCTCAAGCAAATGTTAATTTATCTTCTATTAGCATTAAAGATCTTAACGAAGCGTCAGGTTATAAGGAT ATTGTATCAGTGACAGAAGATACTGAATCCTTACAAATCCAagctataatgtataatattgagCCGTCAGacattgataaaaataatatgtcTATCACAGTTGTTATGGGCTGTTATCGTATTGTCTTTTTGAATATGTTTGTTACTAGTATAATG agctttttaaacaattttcaaacGGCTCAACAAGCCATAAAGGATGCATCAGCAGCAGCTGCAGAAGCCGCGAAGACAAATATTAAAGACGTTAAAGAAAGCGCGGCACGTATTGGTCTTGCAGTAAAAATTAAA GCTCCAGTTATATATGTACCAATGCATTCGAAAAGCGATCATTGTTTAACACTAGATATGGGTAACCTTACTATATGTAATGTTTTTAAGAAGTTAGAAGTTACAAATGATGCTGGAGATTGTCCTATTGTCGATGAAATGAGAATCGAGCTACAAAATTTAAAGTTATCCCG cGTAAGACTAAATATGGAGAAGTTCGCGATTGAAAACGAAATATTGCTGTTAGAACCAGTTAGTTTTACATTACTCATTAAACGTAATTTATCTACTGCTTGGTTTACATCTATACCTGATATTGACATGTCGGGTAgactaaataaaattaatatattaataagtaaagAGGACTATGCGACTGCATTGAAAGTATTAGAAAAAAATTTAAGTGAAACAGTTGAAGATACAAAGCTCACGGCAAGTGTTAGTCAATCCGAAAAGAAACTTGAAGTAGAAGTTTTACAACATCGACAAAGTg ATAGGTTTGCAAGAGCTACTGCAGAAGATGCAGAAGATCCAAATTCACAAGAGCAAGTACATACACACACGTCCATCAAATTTGAGTTTGTTATGGACAGTCTTATGATTACTTTATTTACGGGAGGTTCAAAAATg CTGCAATCACAAAGTTCTCTGCTTCATTTACCGGAGAATGGATTAGCGAAATTTTGTTTAACCCATTTCGCGTTAAAAGGTCGAATATTTGCCGATGGATTAATGGCAACTTCAATTCTTCTTATGAACTGTACTTTGGACGACATACGTCAAAATAGACAAGGTTCTCTTACAAGAATCATGGAAAGAACTACGGCAGTGCCTTCTATGGATGATATAGAAAAAGAATCCAAACCTGTTCGCAGTATGTTAGATATGACTATTAGACAAAGTTCAAATGACATGTTTG TTGATATTCGAGTCTTTTCATTTAGTATTATTGTGTCACTTGACTATTTAATGAAAGTGAAAGATTTTTTCACTACTGATGAACCATCGACAAATAAAACAGTGCAACCAAAGAATTATAACGAATCAGcagttaaaaagaaacaaactgtATCATCAACCAAAAAAATGTTTACGGttaatatacatattgaaaAACCCGATATTATTTTGTTAGAGGACATGGATGACATAAATTCCAATTGTATCATATTAAAT ACTGAACTACTGTTGAAAGTACGTATGATGGATGAACATCAAGTAATAGCTGGCACCATAAAAGATTTATCGATTCTAGCTGGTATATATAATACCGCGAAGAGAAGTGATTGGATATATCAG GTGCTAAGACCATGCAGTATAAGTGTAGCAGGTTCTACGCCAGAAGGAAAAGGACTTCACATTGATATTTGTTGCACAGACATTCACTTATCAGTTTCCCCAG GTGTCATAGAAATATTGAATAAAGTAGTTCATACTGCTACAAAGACACAAGAGCAAGATCAGGAAGTTATTATTACTGAGCGAAATTATGAAGGATTATGGGTTGTCACtccatttgaagaaaatgatTTTTGGTTTTTAAAAAcag AAGTAGGAGTAGAAGCCATAGAAGATATTGTATATTCTGATGATGAAGATTCTACAGTTTATAAGCCAGAATTAGCAATAATCTCTGCACCAACAATTTTACTCACATTAGAAGCAGGCATTGGTAATAAAACATTGCCAATGCTTCTACTTCATATTGGCTTTGAAAGCAACATTAGTGATTGGAGTACAAAAACT ATGAACATGGAGTATACAATGTCGGTAGTTATGGCATATTATAATAGCTGTCTAGCATTGTGGGAACCATTAATTGAACCAATAGAGGGGATCAGAAATGAAAAGCGGGTTTCTACACCTTGGGAACTAAAAGTTAAA ATTCAATTTAATGATGTATCACCGGATTCTAGAGGCGCAAGTGCGGCCAGTCCTACATCAGAGAGTGAAACAGAAGAATTGCATCAGATTCCCAAAATGTCTATTGATATAATATCAACT gaaaatttggaaataaccaTGACTAAAACATGTCTCGACGTATTACAACAACTCGGTAATGCATTTTCATCTGCCATGGAAGCTAGTGGGAAAGGAGCGGCTAAAAGTGTAGCACCATATGTACTTAAGAATGAAACTGGTTTAGCGATAGTTTTAGATTTGGAGCGCAGTCACTTCAAG gtTTTTAATGATGGATCCAAatttacaagtaataacacagaTTCGTATATGGAAGTAATTCTTGAATCTGGTGCATCAGTACAGTTAGCTCCGAGGACAACAAAAACTGAGATACCACTGCTTGatcaattgaaaattgaaacaattaaagaaaaagacGATGATAAGTTTATTATTTCG tttaaagaaattaatagaaCTTTGGCTGTACCCGTGTTAAGAGCTGATAAAAGATTCTTTTCACTGAAATATCGAAAGGACGGTTCTGAAGAATGGGGTATTGTTTCTGATGTTATAGTAGATGAAGGAAGTACTATTGTTACTCTTAGAAGTATTCTACAG GTACACAATCATTTTAGTCAACCAATATCTGTATATTATATGACTAAGCGTGGAAATGAAGTTGAATGTGTGGGAACTGTTGCTCCAGATAGTAAATTAAATCTTCCACTAGACACTGTATATACACCAACAAATGTTTATGGGCTATTTTTCAGTGTTGAAGG atATATGGTTTCGCTAGAACAATTTATCTGGAAAGATTTACAAAAAACAGTTAGTATGACAAAACTGTTAAAATGCGAAGCTCGAGTGAGGCAAGAAGCTGTAGAACCATTTTACATAAAG ATGTTTTTCATGATGATTGTGGTTGgtagtattttatataataacaacACTATTGGCTTATTATTGAATGCTATTAACTGGCGATCCGTATTCTGTCGTTTCATTGATTGCGTCAAGCGTCTTTGCTTGAAAACTTTACCCTCAGAGCACAAAAAATATCTGGAAGCACCTATACAG GTTGTTGGTGAAATGGAACAAGTTTATTTTGAGAGTACTAGTCGACATACTATAGCAAGTACAATCTATAATGTTCATTTATACCCAGCTGtatatttgaagaattttttgCCTATCGATATTATTGTATGTTTACCTGGAAGTGTACAAGAAAAACTTCTAGAAGCTGGCACATCTTATCAGATTCCTACAATTGACCCAGGAAAATCTTATATAATCATAAAA TTAccaaattatttagaaaaagatTGGTCATGTAAAGGTGAGATACTTGCGAATCCACCAGAATTTTCTGTATGGTCTTTTGAATCTTTTGATAGTGCACAAAAAGTTATAATGGATTTGGGAATGCATACATCATACAAACATGGTTCTATCATTATGGCTTTATATTGTCCATTTTGGATGTTAAATAAAACAGGCTTGATGTTGTCTTATCGG AAATCAAGTAAGGGTGGCAAAGAACACTCAAGTCCAATCAAG AATTTGGTTTGTGTGAAACCTCATCAATCACGTACAGAATACAAGAGGAAGAAAGCACGTTTG agTGGAGAAGATCATCTAAATGTGCTTTATCATCCAGAGAATTTTAAGGGACCAATATTGTTCTCATTTCGCTCCAAAGTGTTCTTTGGTAAAAAGAAAGCAATGATCAGAGTCGAGAATGGTGAATGGTCAGATAAATTTCCAATAGATGTTGCAGGAAGTGAGGGAGTAgtcatttgtaaatataatgGCCAAATATATCAA ATTGGAGTTCACAATCAATTAACTTATAATTCTTTGACAAAACAAATTACATTTACTCCATATTATGTACTGATAAATAACTCTGATTATCTCATTGAATGCCAAGAAGGTAATAGGCCAGCTGATCCTATGATCAAG GTACCTGCCAGAGAATGTGCAGCTTATTGGCCTCGTTCTGATCATGAACAAAAAACTCTAAGTGCTAGAATCGCAGGTAACCCTGAAAAAACTGCACCATTTATTTACACAGAGAACCATACGActttgttaaaattaaataataag TATGGAGGAATTAATGTAGATATACAAATAAGTGAAGGTGGAGTCTACATTTCTTTATCTGCATACACTCATGGAAATGCCCCAGCTTTAATTATTAATCACACTCCACATACAATCAATTTCTGGGAAAAAGGTTCACTAAATGTCAG ATCCGTACAGTCATACAATAGAATGTTTTACACTTGGGAACATCCTGCAGGTCCACGGAAATTAGTCTGGGAAgacaacaataaaaaagaaattgaagaaactCTTCGAaag gacACTTTAGGAGGTTTTCAATTGCCAGATCTAGAAGAAGAAGTATACTATGTATCATTTTTAGATGGTACACAACGAGTACTTCTATTTACAACAAATATGAAAGTTGCAGAAGATTGTGAACTAGCAGGTGATTTTGAACCTATAGAACAGGAAATAACAATAAGTATTCACGGAGTTGGCTTCTCACTCGTTAACAACATCATGAGAACTGAATTGTTATATTTGTGTATAGCTAG ttCTGGAATTATGTGGGAAACGCGCAAATCTGTTAATCATCGTTGGCGCAATCTTGACACAAGAGAGGTAATGGTTATAGAAGAaggctatcaaaaatatatacgtGAATTACAAATGGACAGAAGTCCAATACAGAAAGTAATACTTGAACCAAAATTAGAG gttgattatttaaatatggaAATGTTAAAACCACATCGTCGTTGTCTACGACGCACTTTTCAAACTGGTTTATGGTTGCAATACCGTACTTCAGTGCATCAAGTGCAGTTACACGCAAAGATCAACAGGCTGCAAATTGATAATCAACTTACAGACTGCGTTTTCCCAGTTATATTAGCTCCAGTTCCGCCACCAAAGAGTGTTACAGCGAGCACAG ttatGAAACCATTCGCTGAACTTAGTATGGTTAAACGGCTACTTGAACATAGTAATGTACAACAATTTCGGTACTTTAAGGTTCTTATACAAGAGTTTCATGTGAAAgtagatattatatttattaacgcGATCGTGGGACTGTTTGAAGCAAATGAAATGAACGATGCAGAAGAA agtaaattatttaaattggaCATGGAACTCGTTGATGAACCTCTGATGTATCACGTCAGTTTAATTACTACAGCCGAACAGAAGAATTTCTTTGATCTACTTCACTTTTCTCCCTTGAAG ATTCATATAAGTTTCTCAATGAGCGGTAGTGGTAGCGGGCCATCTGCACTACCTCAAGTATTAAATGTATTGTTACAAGGAATAGGTGTTACGTTAACTGACATTAATGATATTGTCTTCAA ATTAGCATATTTCGAAAGAGAGTACATTTTTATGACCAATAAACAGCTTATTTCCGAAGCAACAACACATTATGTAGGACAAGCAATTAAACAAGTTTACGTTCTCGTTCTGGGTCTCGATGTAATAGGCAATCCGTATGGCCTAGTAGTAGGTACTATGAAGGGCATTGAAGATTTGTTTTATGAACCTTTCCAAGGTGCCATACAAGGGCCTGGAGAATTTGCAGAAGGTTTGCTTCTTGGTATGAGGAGTATGTTAGGTCACACTGTTGGAGGAATGGCTGGAGCTGTTTCTAAAATTACTGGAGCTATGG gtaAAGGTATAGCTGCTTTAACGTTTGACAAAGACTATCAGAGAAAACGACAAGAACAGCTTAACAAACAGCCAGCCAACTTGCAAGAAGGTCTTGCTCGTAGTGGAAAGGGTTTGATAATG GGTGTTGTTGATGGTGTAACTGGTGTTGTGATGAAGCCCATATCGGGTGCCAAAGAAGAAGGTGTGGAAGGATTCTTTAAAGGATTTGGAAAAGGCATGGTTGGTCTTGTTACTCGACCAACTGCTGGAGTTATAGATTTTGCTAGTGGTTCATTTGGAGCAGTGAAACG TGCAACTGAGTTGAATGAAGAGGTAAAGAAAGTAAGACCATCTAGATTTTTACAACTAGACTGCTTGGTTAGACCATATGTCAGAGATGAAGCTGAGGGACATAAAATCTTATGt GaattagaaaaaggaaaatatgcgAATACTGATATCTATTTTTATCACATGTACATTAACAAAGATGTATTATTGCTTACTGATAAGAGAATAGCATACTTAGAACATAGTGATTTATTTGGCGGATGGCGG GTGCATTGGACCCACGCGTGGCAAGAGATGAGCGAACAACCGAAAATAGTTGATAAGGGAGTTCAGATATTTATCAAAGATTCCagtaagaagaagaaattagGATTATTTGGTAGTACAGATcaatcaaaaataattttaatacctGATTATAATATTAGACAG CTTCTATGCGATAAAATGCAACAACAAATTAATCAGTACGAGTTGTAA